Proteins encoded in a region of the Veillonella parvula genome:
- the bioB gene encoding biotin synthase BioB — protein MALPIDQQPSQVGTYEKILTIANRIMNGGEITKEEAIELIHTSDDDTMILLAMADKIRQHFNDNSVDVCAIVNARSGKCPENCKFCAQSAHHNTGVQEYPFMDEESILQAARKAKEAGAIRFSIVTSGRNTNNPDEFDQIIHVLGRIKNEIGLEICCSLGLLTYEQALKLKEVGVTRYHSNIETAPSHFPDICTTHSYEDKMFTIDNAQKAGIRVCSGGILGLNETLEQRVEMAFELKRLHIDSVPLNILNPVKGTPFESNEALRPLDILRTFAVFRFILPNALIRTAGGREVNLRDLQAYALKGGLNGIMVGGYLTTGGRSPQDDLQMIQDLELTRNTAQV, from the coding sequence ATGGCTTTGCCTATAGATCAACAACCATCCCAAGTGGGTACATACGAAAAAATACTTACCATTGCAAACCGCATCATGAACGGCGGCGAAATTACAAAAGAAGAAGCAATCGAGCTAATTCATACTTCAGATGATGATACTATGATTCTACTCGCTATGGCTGATAAAATTCGCCAACATTTCAATGATAATTCTGTGGATGTATGCGCCATTGTTAATGCTCGATCCGGCAAATGTCCTGAAAACTGTAAATTCTGTGCTCAATCCGCACACCACAACACAGGCGTTCAGGAGTATCCTTTCATGGATGAAGAAAGCATTCTCCAAGCAGCACGTAAAGCTAAAGAGGCTGGTGCCATTCGTTTTTCCATCGTAACAAGTGGTCGTAATACTAATAACCCTGATGAATTTGATCAAATCATCCACGTATTAGGCCGTATCAAAAACGAAATTGGCCTTGAAATCTGCTGTTCTCTTGGGTTGTTAACTTACGAACAAGCACTCAAATTAAAAGAAGTTGGTGTTACTCGATACCACTCCAATATCGAAACGGCACCTAGTCACTTCCCAGATATTTGTACTACACATTCCTACGAAGATAAAATGTTTACCATAGATAATGCACAAAAAGCAGGCATCCGTGTTTGCTCTGGTGGCATTCTTGGCCTTAACGAAACATTAGAACAACGCGTAGAAATGGCGTTCGAACTTAAACGTTTACATATTGACTCCGTGCCATTAAACATTTTGAATCCTGTTAAAGGGACTCCATTTGAAAGCAACGAAGCTTTACGTCCATTGGATATCTTACGTACCTTCGCCGTATTCCGTTTCATCTTGCCAAATGCATTGATTCGTACTGCAGGCGGTCGCGAAGTAAATCTACGGGACTTACAAGCTTATGCTCTAAAAGGTGGCCTAAACGGTATCATGGTTGGTGGCTACTTAACTACTGGCGGTCGTTCACCTCAAGACGATCTCCAAATGATTCAAGACTTGGAGTTGACTCGCAATACAGCTCAAGTTTAA
- a CDS encoding metallophosphoesterase family protein, producing MQPFRFIHCGDLHLGAPFQYATGISSAVDRVVSEATYVALDKIIDTAITEHVHAVVIAGDIYNSEDHNLEAQVRFVRAMYRLAEHRIDVYMVQGNHDPAESWKAQLQMPDNVHVFSSEQVQRFPLIVNNIEIGGVYGISCGHGNESDNYARQYRAFERDEFSLAVMHGTVGSSVGSENHNITGPCNLTDLTEAAMDYWALGHIHKSQVLSEEPLVVYAGNSQGLHRKEHGPKGCYLVSVSHNGHCDLRFIDTCAVRFEEIKIDIAGMQNETDFLEILRRKKENLRKQHKKNILLSIVLSGTGPLHRLCTQEGIRKLWLQESQNEEKSKSIFVMPYRIISNTRPSINLVERRLLTDVVGDYLRAYDDMVDGDAIQTARQIMADRPEFKRLGAYADLLSDELLARALKRCEIEGVTVLMGANDEH from the coding sequence ATGCAGCCGTTTCGATTTATACACTGTGGTGATCTGCATTTAGGGGCACCCTTTCAATATGCTACAGGTATTAGCAGCGCTGTTGATCGCGTTGTAAGTGAAGCAACCTATGTAGCCTTAGATAAAATTATTGATACTGCTATTACAGAACATGTTCATGCTGTTGTAATAGCTGGTGATATTTATAATAGCGAAGACCATAATTTAGAGGCTCAAGTCCGTTTTGTGCGCGCCATGTATCGCTTGGCGGAGCATCGTATTGATGTCTATATGGTACAAGGTAACCATGATCCTGCTGAAAGCTGGAAAGCACAATTACAGATGCCAGATAATGTACATGTATTTTCTAGCGAACAGGTACAGCGTTTCCCGCTCATCGTTAACAATATAGAAATTGGTGGCGTATATGGTATTAGTTGTGGTCATGGTAATGAAAGTGACAACTATGCTCGTCAATACAGAGCTTTTGAACGGGATGAATTTTCCCTTGCTGTTATGCATGGTACTGTAGGCTCTAGTGTAGGCTCTGAAAATCATAATATAACAGGACCTTGTAACTTAACTGATTTAACAGAGGCCGCTATGGATTATTGGGCATTGGGCCATATTCATAAATCTCAAGTTCTTAGCGAGGAGCCTCTCGTAGTTTATGCTGGTAATTCGCAAGGATTGCATCGTAAAGAACATGGCCCTAAGGGGTGTTATCTTGTATCTGTATCACATAATGGTCATTGTGATTTGCGATTTATCGACACCTGCGCTGTCCGATTTGAGGAAATCAAAATCGATATTGCTGGCATGCAAAATGAAACGGATTTTTTAGAGATTTTGCGCCGTAAAAAAGAAAACTTGCGAAAGCAGCATAAGAAAAACATCTTGCTATCCATCGTTTTGTCCGGTACAGGACCTCTACATCGCCTATGTACGCAAGAGGGAATTCGAAAACTATGGTTGCAAGAGTCTCAAAATGAAGAGAAAAGTAAATCTATATTTGTTATGCCTTACCGTATCATTTCTAATACAAGACCTAGTATTAATCTAGTTGAGCGACGTCTATTAACAGATGTAGTAGGTGATTATTTGCGTGCTTATGATGATATGGTAGATGGGGATGCGATACAGACTGCGCGCCAAATTATGGCGGATCGTCCTGAATTTAAACGCTTAGGCGCATATGCCGATTTATTAAGTGATGAATTATTGGCACGAGCTTTGAAACGTTGTGAAATTGAAGGTGTTACTGTATTGATGGGGGCTAATGATGAACATTAA